A single Thermaerobacter sp. FW80 DNA region contains:
- a CDS encoding penicillin-binding protein 2 — MPGIGLRRRILVVFLAFSLALAVLAGRLVTIQVVRGEALRQKALDMRLWQVPVQARRGDIVDRNGRVLATSTDVDTVYVAPAELQAAARKGLVDIEEAARQLARVLDMDPEDVYQRLTVPHAFWYVKRRVTDAESRAVRQLDIPGVHITQEARRFYPKGELAAHVLGFAGVDNQGLEGIEAYYDAKLAGKDGYIATEYDALGRPIRLPTVQAHYERPAPGLTLRLTIDETIQYIAERELERAVTQHGAKGGVIVVVDPRTGGILALASRPTYDPNRFADFPRRNWRIKPVADAFPPGSIFKVITGAAAVDAGKVTPDTIVDDPGFLSVGGQTITNWNQAGLGSVPFREGFAHSSNVVFGKMALALGKPLFYRYLERFHIGRLTGIDLPGETPGIVPPMEQASPLDLAIMGFGQTLTATPIQMAAAVAAVANDGVWQTPHLAQAWLDAEGHVVEEVQPAERRQVIKPETARIIRELMRGVVEQGTGRRAQVPGYEVGGKTGTANKVEGGRVVQKYIGSFAGLVPVDDPRLVIVVSIDEPAGIYYGGYVAAPVFQAVARDALRYLGVPPTREERAESRRLRTVPNLMNLTRDEARDRAQAAGFQVAFEGGGPRVVGQFPAAGAQLEEGSTIILYTETAARQDDEGRVTVPDLRGLTYEQAAQRLAAAGLQMQVRGDRAGVVARQDPPAGRRVPIGSTVTVTLQEPARR; from the coding sequence ATGCCCGGGATCGGGCTGCGACGGCGGATCCTCGTGGTGTTCCTCGCCTTCTCCCTGGCGCTGGCGGTGCTGGCAGGCCGGCTCGTCACCATCCAGGTGGTGCGCGGCGAGGCGCTCCGCCAGAAGGCGCTGGACATGCGCCTCTGGCAGGTGCCCGTCCAGGCCCGGCGGGGCGACATCGTCGACCGGAACGGGCGGGTCCTGGCCACCAGCACCGACGTGGACACCGTCTACGTCGCCCCGGCGGAGCTGCAGGCGGCCGCCCGCAAGGGGCTGGTGGACATCGAGGAGGCGGCCCGCCAGCTGGCCCGGGTCCTCGACATGGACCCCGAGGACGTCTACCAGCGGCTGACGGTGCCCCACGCCTTCTGGTACGTCAAGCGGCGGGTGACGGACGCCGAGTCCCGGGCGGTGCGCCAGCTGGACATCCCGGGCGTCCACATCACCCAGGAGGCGCGCCGGTTCTACCCGAAGGGCGAGCTGGCCGCCCACGTGCTGGGATTCGCCGGGGTGGACAACCAGGGCCTGGAGGGCATCGAGGCCTACTACGATGCGAAGCTGGCCGGCAAGGACGGCTACATCGCCACCGAGTACGACGCCCTGGGCCGGCCGATCCGGCTGCCGACGGTGCAGGCGCACTACGAGCGCCCCGCGCCCGGGCTGACCCTGCGCCTGACCATCGACGAGACCATCCAGTACATCGCCGAGCGGGAGCTGGAGCGGGCGGTCACCCAGCACGGCGCCAAGGGCGGCGTCATCGTGGTGGTGGATCCGCGCACCGGCGGGATCCTGGCCCTGGCCTCGCGGCCCACCTACGACCCCAATCGCTTCGCCGACTTCCCCCGACGGAACTGGCGCATCAAGCCGGTGGCCGACGCCTTCCCGCCGGGGTCGATCTTCAAGGTCATCACCGGGGCGGCCGCGGTGGACGCGGGCAAGGTGACACCCGACACCATCGTGGACGACCCCGGCTTCCTGTCGGTGGGGGGCCAGACCATCACCAACTGGAACCAGGCGGGGCTCGGGTCGGTGCCCTTCCGCGAGGGCTTCGCCCACTCGTCCAACGTGGTGTTCGGCAAGATGGCCCTGGCCCTGGGCAAGCCGCTCTTTTACCGGTACCTCGAGCGGTTCCACATCGGGCGACTGACGGGCATCGACCTGCCGGGCGAGACCCCCGGCATCGTGCCGCCGATGGAGCAGGCCTCCCCCCTGGACCTGGCGATCATGGGCTTCGGGCAGACGCTGACCGCCACGCCGATCCAGATGGCGGCGGCGGTGGCGGCGGTGGCCAACGACGGCGTCTGGCAGACGCCGCACCTGGCCCAGGCGTGGCTGGACGCCGAGGGCCACGTGGTGGAGGAGGTCCAGCCCGCCGAGCGCCGACAGGTGATCAAGCCGGAGACCGCGCGGATCATCCGCGAGCTGATGCGGGGCGTGGTCGAGCAGGGGACGGGCCGGCGGGCCCAGGTCCCGGGCTACGAGGTGGGCGGCAAGACGGGGACGGCCAACAAGGTGGAGGGCGGCCGGGTCGTCCAGAAGTACATCGGCTCCTTCGCCGGCCTGGTGCCGGTGGACGATCCGCGGCTGGTCATCGTGGTCTCCATCGACGAACCCGCGGGGATCTACTACGGCGGCTACGTGGCGGCCCCCGTCTTCCAGGCGGTGGCCCGCGACGCGCTGCGCTACCTGGGGGTCCCGCCGACCCGGGAGGAGCGGGCCGAATCCCGGCGCCTGCGGACGGTGCCCAACCTGATGAACCTGACGCGGGACGAGGCACGGGACCGGGCCCAGGCGGCCGGGTTCCAGGTGGCCTTCGAGGGCGGCGGCCCGCGGGTGGTGGGGCAGTTCCCCGCTGCCGGCGCGCAGCTGGAGGAGGGGAGCACGATCATCCTCTACACCGAGACGGCGGCGCGCCAGGACGACGAGGGACGGGTCACCGTCCCCGACCTGCGGGGGCTCACCTACGAGCAGGCCGCCCAGCGGCTGGCCGCGGCCGGGCTGCAGATGCAGGTGCGCGGCGATCGGGCCGGTGTGGTCGCCCGCCAGGACCCGCCTGCCGGACGGCGGGTGCCCATCGGCTCCACGGTGACCGTGACCCTGCAGGAGCCGGCGCGCCGGTGA
- a CDS encoding UDP-N-acetylmuramoyl-L-alanyl-D-glutamate--2,6-diaminopimelate ligase: MVNLKDLVAVLPEKTVTGPTDRPIRGIAYDSRRVEPGFLFVAIRGLRYDGHSFIPEAVARGAAAVVGERAPAEHGVPYVQVPSSRLALGLLAAAFYGHPSARLVLVGVTGTNGKTTTTHLVRWVLEAAGHPTGLIGTVHNIIGGRSLPVERTTPEAADLQRLLAQMRDAGLTHVVMEVSSHALALHRVAGCAFDVGVFTNLTQDHLDFHASMEDYAAAKARLFARLGRNEIPGTDKLGPKAAVINADDPWGPFMAARSSAPVITYGIRQPADLSARDVQVEPGGVRFVLVTRAGEVPVRLRLTGRFNVYNALAAAGAGLALGIDPATIARGLESLPAVPGRLERIDRGQPFAVLVDYAHTPDGLENVLTTVRELAGRGRVICVFGCGGDRDRGKRPQMGAIAARLADYTVLTSDNPRSEDPEAILDDIEAGVRQVAGAAYERVTERAAAIRRALELARPGDVVVIAGKGHEDYQIFADRTIPFDDRQVAAAALEAMGYRGGGDRSAGAGRGSGTPGGDGGGTPTGGSAGGGLR; this comes from the coding sequence ATGGTGAATCTCAAGGATCTCGTCGCCGTCCTCCCCGAGAAGACCGTCACGGGCCCCACGGACCGACCCATCCGCGGCATCGCCTACGATTCGCGCCGGGTGGAACCGGGGTTCCTCTTCGTGGCCATCCGCGGCCTCCGTTACGACGGCCACTCCTTCATCCCCGAGGCGGTGGCCCGCGGGGCGGCGGCGGTGGTGGGGGAGCGGGCGCCGGCGGAGCACGGGGTCCCCTACGTGCAGGTGCCCTCCAGCCGGCTGGCCCTGGGGTTGCTGGCGGCGGCCTTCTACGGCCATCCCAGCGCGCGGCTGGTGCTGGTCGGGGTGACGGGTACCAACGGCAAGACCACCACCACGCACCTGGTGCGCTGGGTGCTGGAGGCCGCCGGCCATCCCACCGGCCTCATCGGCACCGTCCACAACATCATCGGCGGGCGCTCCCTCCCGGTGGAGCGCACCACGCCGGAGGCCGCCGACCTGCAGCGGCTGCTGGCCCAGATGCGGGACGCCGGCCTGACCCACGTGGTGATGGAGGTCTCGTCCCACGCCCTGGCGCTGCACCGCGTCGCCGGGTGCGCCTTCGACGTGGGCGTCTTCACCAACCTGACCCAGGACCACCTGGACTTCCACGCCTCGATGGAGGACTACGCCGCCGCCAAGGCGCGGCTCTTCGCGCGGCTGGGGCGCAACGAGATCCCGGGCACCGACAAGCTCGGACCCAAGGCGGCGGTGATCAACGCCGACGATCCGTGGGGGCCCTTCATGGCGGCCCGCAGCAGCGCGCCGGTGATCACCTACGGCATCCGCCAGCCGGCGGACCTCTCCGCCCGCGACGTCCAGGTGGAGCCGGGCGGTGTCCGCTTCGTCCTGGTCACCCGGGCGGGGGAGGTGCCGGTCCGGCTGCGGTTGACGGGCCGGTTCAACGTCTACAACGCCCTGGCGGCGGCCGGCGCGGGCCTGGCCCTGGGCATCGACCCCGCCACCATCGCGCGGGGCCTCGAGAGCCTGCCCGCGGTGCCGGGGCGGCTGGAGCGCATCGACCGCGGCCAGCCCTTCGCGGTCCTGGTGGACTACGCCCACACCCCCGATGGGCTGGAGAACGTGCTCACCACCGTCCGCGAGCTAGCGGGGCGGGGCCGGGTGATCTGCGTCTTCGGCTGCGGCGGCGACCGGGACAGGGGCAAGCGCCCCCAGATGGGGGCCATCGCCGCCCGCCTAGCGGACTACACCGTCCTGACCTCGGACAACCCGCGCAGCGAGGACCCGGAGGCGATCCTCGACGACATCGAGGCGGGCGTCCGTCAGGTGGCGGGCGCCGCCTACGAGCGCGTGACGGAGCGGGCCGCCGCCATCCGGCGCGCCCTGGAGCTGGCCCGGCCGGGCGACGTGGTGGTCATCGCCGGCAAGGGCCACGAGGACTACCAGATCTTCGCGGACCGGACCATCCCCTTCGATGACCGGCAGGTGGCGGCGGCGGCCCTGGAGGCCATGGGCTATCGCGGGGGCGGCGACCGGTCCGCGGGGGCGGGCCGCGGGTCCGGCACCCCCGGCGGCGACGGCGGGGGGACGCCGACCGGCGGCTCGGCCGGGGGCGGTCTCCGGTGA